The following proteins come from a genomic window of Mariniflexile sp. TRM1-10:
- a CDS encoding BNR-4 repeat-containing protein codes for MKIKISMLIMFLWVLATTFSNAQNLIPNWDANGLTGTGSEANKWGFAASTGGTDWQQANQLGVRYRDVTNVTIEGGETFTGREFLYRWEGSYIGSTMSLGVPLNQGVTTEQGGITLEGGKAYNFTGLFEWINNANPPTYEFVISDAPDGGNRVVTKLYNTSAKEVYKPFEIYFVAPSNGEYYIQLKQISGLNGSQGGLIGLANLNLEETEILTPPTPYLKAGTKSLTVDGTWCWFQDPRALYYKGKKEQTYSGWITHDGKIQVASYNHITGEVKKTTIKEGFQVDDHNNPTFLIRNDGRIMVSYSGHFFGPMRVLVSDNPEDISSFGPEATFGNSVTYANPYQIGEDIYMFYRDGSTWHPSIAISTDGGLSWGAPQTLIKRDAAQKRPYVKYTQDSQGGIHITFTTGHPRQEAANKVYYVYFKDDKFYKADGTLIKDYTGTSSALDIDAGEPEVVYDASNGKGWTWDIALDENENPVILYAAFPDDYNHHYYYAKWDGTQWNNRHIVNSGKWFPQTPSGQNEPEPNYSGGMSVDTNDASTVYLSKQVNGVFEIYKYQTPDEGITWNSEAITKDTPIDMVNVRPVVPRNHKPGVFDVMWMRGQYITYQNYYTSIMYYSPADEVKYYDFGNDSSELDTGAFRVTNQTLFNEEYGFVNTTGLTATDDFQTNKAQTDYVEGTSPAIFKVNLFNGTYTVTVVQGTNTTALSGQSIKANGTTVVTNESSNVGEWKSYTFDINIINGTLELEISNSNGNNNVWVINSLLIETKQLNVNGLNIEEDNISIYEVDDVQLHYATYPISTNPEDISWSSSNENIAVVDANGLVTAVSPGTATIYASLNGGSIEDSCLVTVNAIVTLSDEVTFDFGTATSPLIAGAIRIDDTNELNASYGWTDTSGLYARDRGSSASYPDRDFILSSLDKEFRVFLDNGIYHITTTHGDSQYTHDNMFLLANGENLVNDFSCESGIYITNEFDVTITNRKLDLLIGDQGGGDVNWVWNILRIVKTGTLSGNDKTKGAVEFKLFPNPVNNILNISIGNKDIDKVELYDMLGKKLLEVKNTKFVNLSGFSNGVYILKIHSNDKHVFSKYIVKK; via the coding sequence ATGAAAATAAAGATATCAATGTTAATCATGTTTTTGTGGGTCTTAGCAACGACTTTTTCTAACGCACAAAATTTAATTCCAAACTGGGATGCCAACGGATTAACAGGTACTGGAAGTGAAGCAAATAAATGGGGTTTTGCTGCGTCTACAGGTGGAACAGACTGGCAGCAGGCTAATCAGTTAGGGGTAAGATACAGAGATGTAACTAATGTCACAATAGAAGGAGGGGAAACCTTTACAGGAAGAGAATTTTTATACCGATGGGAAGGAAGCTATATAGGCTCTACCATGTCTTTGGGGGTGCCTTTAAATCAAGGTGTAACTACAGAGCAAGGAGGTATAACCCTTGAAGGAGGAAAAGCCTATAACTTTACAGGCTTATTTGAATGGATTAATAATGCAAACCCTCCCACTTATGAGTTTGTGATATCAGATGCTCCAGATGGAGGAAATAGAGTCGTTACAAAGCTTTATAATACATCTGCAAAAGAAGTTTATAAACCTTTTGAAATTTATTTCGTTGCACCTTCAAATGGTGAGTATTACATTCAATTAAAACAAATAAGTGGTTTAAACGGCTCTCAAGGCGGACTTATTGGATTAGCCAACTTAAACTTGGAAGAAACAGAAATCTTAACACCACCAACCCCTTATTTGAAGGCAGGTACAAAATCACTAACTGTAGACGGGACGTGGTGTTGGTTTCAAGATCCAAGAGCATTGTATTATAAAGGGAAAAAAGAACAAACTTACTCTGGATGGATTACACATGATGGAAAAATACAAGTCGCTAGTTACAACCATATTACAGGTGAGGTCAAAAAAACGACTATAAAAGAAGGTTTTCAAGTCGATGACCACAATAATCCAACATTTTTAATTAGAAATGATGGGCGTATCATGGTAAGTTATTCAGGACATTTTTTTGGACCTATGCGTGTTTTAGTTTCAGATAACCCTGAAGATATTTCCTCTTTTGGGCCAGAAGCAACATTTGGAAACTCGGTTACCTATGCCAATCCCTATCAAATAGGCGAGGATATTTATATGTTTTACAGAGATGGAAGTACTTGGCATCCTAGTATAGCGATTTCAACTGATGGAGGATTGTCATGGGGAGCTCCTCAAACCTTAATAAAAAGAGATGCGGCTCAAAAAAGACCTTATGTAAAATATACACAAGATAGCCAAGGCGGAATACATATTACTTTTACTACTGGACATCCTAGACAAGAAGCAGCAAATAAAGTCTACTATGTGTATTTTAAGGATGATAAGTTTTATAAAGCAGATGGAACCCTTATAAAGGATTATACAGGTACATCTTCGGCTTTAGATATAGATGCAGGAGAACCTGAAGTGGTTTACGATGCTTCAAATGGAAAAGGCTGGACCTGGGATATTGCTCTTGATGAAAATGAAAACCCTGTAATTCTTTATGCTGCATTTCCGGATGATTATAATCATCATTATTACTATGCTAAATGGGATGGTACGCAATGGAATAATCGTCATATTGTAAACAGTGGTAAATGGTTTCCCCAAACACCTAGTGGGCAAAATGAACCAGAACCCAATTATTCTGGAGGAATGAGTGTAGATACTAACGATGCGTCTACGGTTTATTTATCAAAACAAGTTAATGGCGTTTTTGAAATTTATAAATACCAAACTCCAGATGAAGGAATAACATGGAACTCAGAAGCCATAACAAAAGATACACCTATTGATATGGTTAATGTTAGACCTGTTGTGCCTCGTAACCATAAACCTGGGGTTTTTGATGTGATGTGGATGCGTGGTCAATACATTACTTACCAAAACTATTACACATCTATAATGTATTACAGCCCTGCTGATGAAGTAAAATACTATGATTTTGGTAACGATAGTTCAGAATTAGATACAGGTGCCTTTAGGGTAACTAACCAAACTTTATTTAATGAAGAATATGGTTTTGTTAATACAACAGGCTTAACAGCAACCGATGATTTCCAAACCAATAAAGCACAAACAGATTACGTAGAAGGAACAAGCCCTGCTATATTTAAAGTTAATTTGTTTAATGGCACTTATACTGTAACTGTAGTGCAGGGAACAAATACAACAGCACTTAGTGGACAATCAATAAAAGCAAATGGAACAACAGTAGTAACTAACGAATCATCTAATGTAGGAGAATGGAAATCTTATACGTTTGATATAAATATTATTAATGGAACGCTTGAATTAGAAATTAGTAATTCTAACGGAAATAATAATGTATGGGTTATAAATAGTCTGCTTATCGAAACCAAACAATTAAATGTAAATGGATTGAACATAGAAGAAGATAATATTTCTATATATGAAGTTGATGATGTTCAACTTCATTATGCAACATATCCTATAAGTACTAACCCCGAAGACATTTCTTGGTCTTCTAGTAACGAAAATATAGCCGTTGTTGATGCTAACGGGTTAGTAACAGCTGTATCTCCCGGAACAGCTACTATATATGCAAGCCTGAATGGTGGTAGTATTGAAGATTCTTGTTTGGTAACGGTTAATGCCATTGTAACCTTATCTGATGAGGTGACTTTCGATTTTGGTACGGCTACTTCTCCTTTAATAGCTGGAGCTATACGTATAGATGATACCAATGAGTTAAATGCGTCTTACGGCTGGACAGATACTAGCGGTCTTTACGCTAGAGATCGTGGAAGCTCTGCCTCTTATCCTGATCGTGATTTTATTTTATCTTCACTAGATAAGGAATTTCGGGTCTTTTTAGATAATGGAATTTATCATATAACTACAACTCATGGAGACAGTCAATATACCCATGATAATATGTTTTTGTTAGCTAATGGTGAAAATCTTGTAAATGACTTTTCTTGTGAATCAGGAATTTATATAACCAATGAATTTGATGTGACCATAACCAATCGCAAATTAGATCTTTTAATAGGAGATCAAGGTGGTGGAGATGTAAACTGGGTTTGGAATATCCTTAGAATTGTTAAGACAGGTACTCTAAGTGGTAACGATAAAACTAAAGGAGCAGTAGAATTTAAACTTTTTCCTAATCCCGTAAATAATATTTTGAACATATCTATTGGTAATAAAGATATAGATAAAGTTGAGCTTTATGATATGCTTGGTAAAAAACTGTTAGAGGTAAAAAATACCAAATTTGTCAATCTTTCAGGTTTTAGTAATGGCGTTTATATTTTGAAAATACATTCAAATGATAAACATGTATTTTCAAAATATATAGTAAAGAAATGA
- a CDS encoding glycosyl hydrolase: MNYKLNKTTKSYGLKEIGFIKPKGAMSMQLLLIIFLSAFSLQSFSQTDVTNTHLTNAGFNTNCNYLTGGTGTVATADPGNTSNIEGWTLTSVQPWSAAATFEYGWNGTFNGVSTPASGSDAASGAGQGAIGLTAGWSGNLTYSQQVTLPPGLYTLEFATAFLGQNDIAENLTGWLGNDGNVVLSNVNSIQALGAWYTLQLSIRIASETTGVIQVGMRPNQSGSTSNARVFVDYVKLISLPVNKDALQTLVNTANDMIANPETVPNGSTVYQDLQTAVSNAQAVLDDATATAGAILQAEDDMKKAIADVEAAIFEASQTVYDNYTATYTSLTNVNMKLTGKGLVTLTSSSEPMSNSAIDLASSDAWVYFENLRPSQVVNSYLNNLKANGEDAVVGTNIRITNYLNGAMVIAHTNTYAALTVFDGASQSGTSMNLMINKHYKTTELGVMADNIESFILKRGYMATFASNENGTGTSRIYIADDEDVIVNVMPTGLSNTASMVVVRQWRWTTKKGWRGSSSGADQFNAGSHYDYNNSSYGTLDVEYVPMRHNPNWNAYSNFMDKFGSTHALGYNEPDNPVDDGYSTIADAIAAWPNMMASGLRLGSPAPTDGGLNWLYSFMDQCDALGYRVDFVAWHFYRANNTAQQLYDQLLAIHNRTGRPIWITEFNNGCNWTYNGNEPTQEENAVVIQQFITMLEDAPFVERYYVWDGCNESLRMTNYDGSLKPAGVNYRDLESTMAYREDFYNDCEQPIITPYVQVNGGPWTTATDITVNSGEEVRFGPQPFSGTWSWSGCGISGSSREQVFYPTGSCTVTATNTSICGAQSSVVFKINGGTLSTNDININNINIFPNPTNDYLNIELKGNYVNPFVRLFDLTGKTIMEIKLQKDKNKIDLSSLQSGVYMLKITDVNQSFSIKKVIKL, translated from the coding sequence ATGAATTACAAACTAAATAAAACAACAAAAAGCTATGGCCTTAAGGAAATTGGTTTTATAAAACCTAAAGGGGCAATGAGTATGCAATTATTACTAATAATATTTTTAAGTGCTTTTTCTCTTCAGTCCTTTTCACAAACTGATGTTACGAATACTCATTTAACAAATGCTGGTTTTAATACAAATTGTAATTACCTTACTGGAGGAACTGGCACAGTAGCAACAGCAGACCCTGGAAATACAAGTAATATAGAAGGATGGACACTTACTTCTGTTCAACCTTGGAGTGCCGCCGCTACTTTTGAATATGGCTGGAATGGTACTTTCAATGGTGTATCCACACCAGCTTCTGGTTCAGATGCTGCTAGTGGGGCTGGTCAAGGTGCAATAGGTTTAACTGCCGGTTGGAGTGGAAATCTTACTTATAGCCAACAGGTTACTTTACCACCAGGATTATATACCCTTGAGTTTGCTACAGCGTTTTTGGGGCAAAATGATATCGCTGAAAACTTAACTGGCTGGCTAGGAAATGATGGCAATGTAGTTTTATCAAATGTAAACTCAATACAAGCCTTAGGTGCTTGGTATACGCTTCAATTATCTATTCGTATAGCTTCGGAAACCACTGGGGTTATCCAAGTAGGAATGAGACCTAATCAATCTGGATCTACATCAAATGCAAGAGTTTTTGTTGATTATGTAAAACTTATTAGCCTACCAGTAAATAAGGATGCTTTACAAACATTGGTTAACACTGCAAATGATATGATTGCTAATCCAGAGACTGTTCCCAATGGCTCAACAGTATATCAAGATCTTCAGACGGCCGTTTCTAATGCTCAAGCAGTTTTAGATGATGCGACTGCAACTGCAGGCGCAATTTTACAAGCCGAAGACGATATGAAAAAAGCTATTGCAGATGTTGAAGCAGCAATTTTTGAAGCCTCCCAAACGGTATATGACAATTATACCGCTACATATACCTCCCTTACCAATGTAAACATGAAGTTGACAGGTAAAGGACTGGTTACTCTAACTTCATCATCAGAACCTATGAGTAATAGTGCTATCGATTTAGCTTCTTCTGATGCTTGGGTTTATTTTGAAAATTTACGACCATCTCAAGTAGTAAATTCATATTTAAATAATCTTAAAGCCAATGGAGAAGATGCAGTTGTGGGTACAAATATAAGGATAACCAATTACCTAAACGGAGCCATGGTTATAGCTCATACTAATACATACGCTGCATTAACTGTTTTTGATGGTGCTAGCCAAAGTGGAACTTCAATGAATCTTATGATTAATAAGCATTATAAAACAACAGAATTGGGAGTAATGGCCGATAATATAGAATCTTTTATTCTTAAACGAGGATATATGGCTACATTTGCAAGCAATGAGAACGGCACCGGCACTAGTAGGATTTACATAGCCGATGATGAAGATGTAATAGTAAATGTTATGCCAACAGGTTTGTCTAATACAGCTTCTATGGTGGTTGTAAGGCAATGGAGGTGGACAACCAAAAAAGGTTGGAGAGGCAGTTCCTCTGGAGCAGACCAATTTAATGCAGGTTCGCATTACGATTATAATAATTCTTCTTACGGCACTTTAGATGTTGAATACGTCCCTATGCGACACAATCCAAACTGGAATGCTTACAGCAACTTTATGGATAAATTTGGCAGTACGCATGCACTTGGTTATAATGAGCCAGATAATCCTGTAGATGATGGTTATAGTACTATAGCAGATGCTATTGCAGCATGGCCCAACATGATGGCCTCTGGGTTACGTTTAGGCTCTCCTGCACCAACAGATGGTGGTTTAAATTGGCTTTATAGTTTTATGGATCAATGTGATGCATTGGGGTATCGGGTAGATTTTGTGGCTTGGCATTTCTACAGAGCTAATAACACGGCTCAACAGCTTTATGATCAATTACTAGCAATTCATAATAGAACTGGGCGACCCATATGGATTACCGAATTTAATAATGGGTGTAACTGGACCTATAATGGCAATGAACCAACTCAGGAAGAAAATGCCGTGGTTATTCAACAATTCATTACAATGCTAGAAGATGCACCGTTTGTAGAAAGGTATTACGTATGGGATGGTTGTAATGAATCATTAAGAATGACTAATTATGATGGCTCATTGAAGCCAGCGGGTGTTAATTACCGTGATCTAGAATCTACAATGGCATATAGGGAAGACTTTTATAATGATTGTGAGCAACCTATTATTACTCCTTATGTTCAGGTTAACGGAGGCCCCTGGACAACAGCTACAGATATTACAGTAAATTCAGGAGAAGAGGTTAGATTTGGTCCCCAACCATTTAGTGGCACATGGAGTTGGAGTGGATGTGGTATATCGGGATCCTCACGAGAACAAGTTTTTTATCCTACGGGCTCTTGTACTGTAACAGCAACCAATACAAGTATTTGTGGGGCGCAAAGCAGTGTGGTTTTTAAAATCAATGGAGGTACGCTAAGTACAAACGATATAAATATCAATAATATAAATATATTTCCTAACCCTACCAATGATTATTTGAATATTGAATTGAAAGGTAATTACGTTAATCCCTTTGTAAGGCTTTTTGATTTAACGGGAAAAACAATAATGGAAATTAAATTACAAAAAGATAAGAATAAGATAGACTTAAGTAGTCTTCAATCAGGGGTTTATATGTTAAAGATTACGGATGTGAATCAATCATTTAGTATTAAAAAAGTAATTAAATTATAG
- a CDS encoding sugar-binding domain-containing protein — MSFGNPKKINEDWKFILQENEQFKQPTYNTDAWETVNVPHDWSIKQQLSPTLASATGYLPGGIAWYRKTIHIPLEKDGQKVYLYFEGVYNRSEVFINGESLGKRPNGYISFAYDATPYIKYGEDNTIAVRVDHSKSADSRWYTGSGIYRNVWLVYSNPVHIAQWGIYAYPEVEKHSGILNVEVELTNDSDNIASLVVVNELITNGGITVAKSSNGIKIASNESAKISTKLKVNNPKLWSIDTPNLYQLKTMVFKDGKVIDQSITQTGFRKFTFDANKGFALNNTWMKIKGVCLHHDAGVLGSAVPREVWKTRLQTLKDIGVNAIRTSHNPQAPAFYELCDELGLLVLNEAYDEWEFPKRKWLEGWNQGTPGYEGSYDIFADWAEKDLEDMVRRDRNHLSVFAWSIGNEVDYPNDPYSHPVLDGGGGTGFSQAIYGGYKKDAPDAMRLGAIAKRLVAAVKKHDRSRPTTAGLAGVAMSNETEYPATLDITGYNYTESKYQSDHEKYPNRIIYGSENRHDIEAWLAVKNNEHIFGQFLWTGIDYLGESGRWPSRGFYSGLLDFSGNIKPRGYFRQSLWSKKPMIYIGTYISNRRNNSGLSMDAWPSWNYQEGQLIKVVCYTNASKARLELNGEVIGEEKKYNSETGIISWDIPYQLGKLEAIGINDDGREVSRYTISSSKRPYALTVKVEENIINKDKGVVQLMVEVVDENGVPVMHSDDEITCNISGPGKLLGLEAGNNSDMTDYTDNKQRVFHGKISAYIQATGESAPIEVEFTSPWLKPKSVTLEVE, encoded by the coding sequence ATGTCATTTGGTAATCCAAAAAAGATAAATGAGGATTGGAAGTTCATTCTTCAAGAAAATGAACAATTTAAGCAACCTACATATAACACTGATGCGTGGGAAACAGTTAATGTACCACATGATTGGAGTATAAAACAACAGTTAAGTCCTACCTTGGCAAGCGCAACAGGCTATCTGCCAGGAGGTATTGCTTGGTACAGAAAAACTATACATATTCCATTAGAAAAGGATGGACAAAAAGTGTACTTATATTTTGAAGGTGTTTATAATAGAAGTGAGGTATTTATTAATGGCGAATCTTTGGGAAAACGTCCTAATGGATACATTTCTTTTGCATACGATGCGACGCCTTATATCAAGTATGGTGAAGATAATACAATTGCCGTACGTGTTGACCATAGCAAAAGTGCCGATTCGCGTTGGTACACCGGATCGGGTATTTATCGTAATGTTTGGTTAGTATATTCAAATCCTGTGCACATAGCACAGTGGGGCATATATGCATATCCTGAAGTTGAAAAACACTCAGGAATATTAAATGTTGAAGTTGAATTAACAAACGATTCAGATAATATAGCAAGTTTAGTAGTAGTTAATGAGTTAATTACAAATGGTGGAATAACAGTAGCTAAAAGCTCAAACGGAATTAAAATAGCTTCAAACGAATCAGCGAAAATTTCAACTAAATTAAAAGTTAACAATCCTAAATTATGGAGTATAGACACTCCAAATTTATACCAACTTAAAACAATGGTGTTTAAAGATGGTAAGGTAATAGACCAATCTATTACACAAACAGGGTTTCGTAAGTTTACTTTTGATGCTAATAAAGGGTTTGCACTTAACAATACTTGGATGAAAATAAAAGGCGTATGTCTTCATCATGATGCAGGTGTTTTAGGTTCGGCTGTACCGCGGGAAGTTTGGAAAACCAGATTACAAACCTTGAAAGACATAGGTGTAAATGCCATAAGAACGAGCCATAATCCACAAGCACCGGCTTTTTATGAACTTTGCGACGAATTAGGCTTATTGGTTTTAAATGAAGCGTATGATGAATGGGAATTTCCTAAACGTAAATGGCTGGAAGGCTGGAACCAAGGAACACCAGGATATGAAGGTAGTTACGATATTTTTGCCGATTGGGCTGAAAAGGATCTAGAAGACATGGTGCGCCGAGATAGGAATCACCTGTCTGTTTTCGCATGGAGTATAGGTAATGAGGTCGATTATCCTAACGATCCGTATTCGCACCCTGTTTTAGATGGCGGCGGCGGTACAGGATTTTCACAAGCGATATATGGCGGTTATAAAAAAGATGCTCCAGATGCTATGCGTCTTGGAGCCATTGCAAAACGTTTGGTTGCAGCTGTAAAAAAGCATGATAGATCACGTCCTACTACTGCTGGTTTAGCAGGAGTAGCCATGTCTAACGAAACGGAATATCCAGCAACTTTAGACATTACAGGATATAATTATACCGAAAGCAAATACCAATCAGATCATGAAAAATACCCTAACCGTATCATTTATGGTAGTGAGAATAGGCATGATATCGAAGCGTGGTTGGCCGTAAAAAACAATGAGCATATTTTTGGGCAGTTTTTATGGACAGGTATCGATTATCTTGGAGAATCTGGCAGGTGGCCTTCAAGAGGGTTTTATTCAGGATTATTGGATTTTTCAGGAAACATAAAACCAAGAGGGTATTTTAGGCAATCGCTTTGGTCTAAAAAACCAATGATATATATAGGGACCTATATTTCAAACAGAAGAAATAATAGCGGATTATCTATGGATGCATGGCCATCATGGAATTATCAAGAAGGTCAACTAATAAAAGTGGTTTGTTATACCAATGCCTCTAAAGCACGTCTGGAATTAAATGGTGAAGTTATTGGAGAAGAAAAAAAATATAACTCGGAAACAGGAATTATTTCATGGGATATTCCATATCAATTAGGGAAATTGGAAGCAATAGGCATTAATGATGATGGTAGAGAAGTGAGCCGCTATACAATAAGCTCATCGAAACGACCATATGCTCTAACAGTTAAAGTTGAAGAGAATATTATAAATAAAGATAAAGGAGTTGTTCAATTAATGGTGGAGGTTGTAGATGAAAATGGCGTGCCTGTTATGCATTCCGATGATGAAATAACATGTAACATAAGTGGTCCAGGTAAATTATTAGGATTGGAAGCAGGTAATAATAGTGATATGACCGATTACACGGATAATAAGCAACGGGTTTTTCATGGAAAAATTTCAGCCTATATACAGGCGACAGGTGAAAGCGCACCAATTGAAGTGGAATTTACGAGTCCTTGGTTAAAACCAAAGAGTGTTACATTAGAAGTAGAATAA
- a CDS encoding T9SS type A sorting domain-containing protein, whose product MKKITISILSAILMIATNVLNAQNLIPDWDANGTTGAGTEANKWGFGSDAAVWKIANGAGDCRYRDGNTYSIDGGGTYGGRHFLYRWDGTTENVNSVMSLGVPVNKGVTTEQAGIQMTANTTYTITGYYSWLNNANAPTYQFAFGQTPTGTPTVSESFAATTREIYYPFTLDFTPTATGEYFFQVRQIAGRDGGTTGSGGIIMLANLNLEGSTLGLADVTSAVSSNIHAVGSRIYVSDVKSSTEIKIYSITGALVKSIQAGNDIDFDFKSGLWIATLKTSEGEKSVKLLVK is encoded by the coding sequence ATGAAAAAAATTACAATTTCTATTTTATCAGCAATTTTAATGATTGCCACAAACGTTTTAAATGCTCAAAACTTAATCCCGGATTGGGATGCTAATGGAACAACTGGAGCGGGTACCGAAGCCAACAAATGGGGGTTTGGATCGGATGCTGCAGTATGGAAAATAGCCAATGGAGCTGGTGATTGTAGATACCGTGACGGAAATACTTATTCAATCGATGGAGGTGGAACTTACGGAGGTAGGCATTTTCTTTATCGATGGGATGGGACTACAGAAAATGTAAATTCTGTAATGTCTCTGGGAGTACCTGTTAACAAAGGGGTAACAACAGAACAGGCAGGAATTCAAATGACAGCAAACACGACGTATACTATAACTGGGTATTATTCGTGGCTAAATAATGCAAATGCTCCTACCTATCAATTTGCTTTTGGTCAAACACCTACAGGAACACCTACTGTTAGTGAGTCTTTCGCTGCAACAACAAGAGAGATTTATTATCCTTTTACACTTGATTTTACACCTACTGCTACAGGAGAATACTTTTTTCAGGTAAGACAAATAGCTGGGAGAGATGGTGGAACAACTGGATCTGGTGGTATTATAATGTTAGCTAATTTAAACCTAGAAGGAAGCACATTAGGTTTAGCGGATGTGACGTCAGCTGTTTCTTCAAATATACATGCAGTTGGAAGTAGAATTTATGTGTCTGATGTGAAGTCTTCTACCGAAATAAAGATTTATAGTATTACTGGAGCTTTAGTTAAATCTATTCAAGCAGGGAACGATATAGACTTTGATTTTAAATCAGGACTTTGGATTGCTACTTTAAAAACTTCTGAAGGCGAAAAATCGGTAAAACTATTAGTGAAATAG